The genomic region TGTACTTGCCCTCCTTGCTTCTAGAAATGATGGGCAAGAAGTTGTAGCCCCACATGACCTCCTGGGGAATAAAGGAGGTCCGGACTTGGCAGGAGGAGCTGGTGGACTCCGCGGTGCCGTCGAGGAAGACGACCAGCTCAAAGTCCTGTTTGTGGAGCGTGTCCACCGCCATCTCAAAGAAGGGGCTGTTCTTGTCGATGACGTGGTAGAGAGTGAGAGGACATATGAAGAAGAGGTTGTCTTTCCCAGCATCTACCACAAAGTCAATGTTCACCTGGTCCATGATGATTGTCTCCCCGTCTGGTGTGTTGGTTGTCCTCAGCAGCTTACCATAGATCTGGCTTCCGATCATCAGGGTCTTGCGTAGGTTTCCCACTCTGATCGACAGGCAAAGTGAGCCATTTTTGGGACTGATGACAGCCATATCACTGAATGTGATGGTTTTAGCTCTCTTTTTGGGCAAAGAGATCTTGGACAGGATGACTCCACACATGAAGCAGTTGATAATGGCTCCGAGGAGAGACTGGATGACGAGAAGGGCCACAGCACCAGGACAGACCGGGGTGAGTGCTCGGCCACCGTACCCAATCGTTGTCTGGG from Sparus aurata chromosome 2, fSpaAur1.1, whole genome shotgun sequence harbors:
- the kcnj1a.1 gene encoding ATP-sensitive inward rectifier potassium channel 1, whose protein sequence is MFGFLNKRIEECLAERKSRRTRLVTKDGRCNIEYGNIKYSTHFAFLADFWTTFVEIRWRFVLLLFIASFTLSWFIFGLLWYWIARSNGDLTWQDPPSDHTPCVDNVVGLTTAFLYSLETQTTIGYGGRALTPVCPGAVALLVIQSLLGAIINCFMCGVILSKISLPKKRAKTITFSDMAVISPKNGSLCLSIRVGNLRKTLMIGSQIYGKLLRTTNTPDGETIIMDQVNIDFVVDAGKDNLFFICPLTLYHVIDKNSPFFEMAVDTLHKQDFELVVFLDGTAESTSSSCQVRTSFIPQEVMWGYNFLPIISRSKEGKYRVDFSNFSKVVPVATAHCAYCFHNIKGHHLHSREGHDNEGFEVIDIHDPPNVTKM